A portion of the Caenorhabditis elegans chromosome III genome contains these proteins:
- the F54C8.7 gene encoding AH domain-containing protein (Confirmed by transcript evidence): MSRIPTGIKVPDVVANIDTAQVAAKVESFKKWTIGTFKNSKQQLLEHMGKIDKTVDPEFEAQCEVLKDIHRRYGLVVAAAKNFSHVLTQMAEAEKKLSESFYQLSMKEEQIKAQCTMTSETMRGVGEQAASLDACLRYFISSMETVYNQTITDTLHTIYNTESARIEYDVDRNDISAATNPPQGQLTKNLPVGATEKCEEKKAKYEKLKNDAKIKMRLLEENRISVVAAQLEKLQSALAAYYSGNAKLLEASVRELSFLQSPQPSFIPTM, from the exons ATGAGCAGAAtaccaactggaataaaagtTCCTGATGTTGTGGCCAA catcgATACGGCGCAAGTTGCTGCAAAAGTTGAGTCTTTCAAGAAATGGACAATTGGAACgtttaaaaactcgaaacaACAATTGCTGGAGCATATGggcaaaattgataaaactgtAGATCCAGAGTTCGAGGCACAATGCGAAGTTCTAAAGGATATTCATCGACGTTATGGTCTCGTCGTTGCCGCcgcgaaaaatttcagtcatgtTCTCACTCAAATGGCTGAAGCTGAGAAGAAACTTTCGGAATCATTTTATCAATTGTCAATGAAAGAAGAACAGATTAAg GCACAATGCACCATGACATCAGAAACTATGAGAGGAGTTGGAGAGCAGGCTGCCTCATTGGATGCATGCTTGAGATACTTCATTTCTTCTATGGAAACTGTCTATAACCAAACAATTACTGACACTTTACACACAATTTATAATACTGAATCG gcTCGCATTGAGTATGATGTTGACCGAAATGATATCTCAGCTGCAACTAATCCTCCACAAGGACAACTGACGAAGAATCTCCCAGTCGGTGCAACCGAAAAGTGTGAagagaaaaaagcaaagtaTGAGAAGCTAAAGAATGATGCGAAGATCAAAATGCGATTGCTTGAAGAGAATCGAATCTCGGTGGTCGCAGCTCAACTCGAGAAACTCCAATCAGCACTCGCTGCATACTATTCGGGAAATGCGAAGCTCCTGGAAGCATCGGTTCGCGAGCTGAGCTTCCTTCAGTCTCCTCAACCATCTTTTATTCCAACCATGTGA
- the F54C8.7 gene encoding AH domain-containing protein (Confirmed by transcript evidence), translating to MTSETMRGVGEQAASLDACLRYFISSMETVYNQTITDTLHTIYNTESARIEYDVDRNDISAATNPPQGQLTKNLPVGATEKCEEKKAKYEKLKNDAKIKMRLLEENRISVVAAQLEKLQSALAAYYSGNAKLLEASVRELSFLQSPQPSFIPTM from the exons ATGACATCAGAAACTATGAGAGGAGTTGGAGAGCAGGCTGCCTCATTGGATGCATGCTTGAGATACTTCATTTCTTCTATGGAAACTGTCTATAACCAAACAATTACTGACACTTTACACACAATTTATAATACTGAATCG gcTCGCATTGAGTATGATGTTGACCGAAATGATATCTCAGCTGCAACTAATCCTCCACAAGGACAACTGACGAAGAATCTCCCAGTCGGTGCAACCGAAAAGTGTGAagagaaaaaagcaaagtaTGAGAAGCTAAAGAATGATGCGAAGATCAAAATGCGATTGCTTGAAGAGAATCGAATCTCGGTGGTCGCAGCTCAACTCGAGAAACTCCAATCAGCACTCGCTGCATACTATTCGGGAAATGCGAAGCTCCTGGAAGCATCGGTTCGCGAGCTGAGCTTCCTTCAGTCTCCTCAACCATCTTTTATTCCAACCATGTGA
- the rheb-1 gene encoding GTP-binding protein Rheb homolog 1 (Confirmed by transcript evidence), whose protein sequence is MSSSLQSNRQSLNRKVAVMGYPHVGKSALVLRFTQNIFPERYESTIEDQHSKHIAAFHRDYHLRVTDTAGQQEYTVFPRSCSLDINGFILVYAIDDRKSFEMCSNIYEKIVRTYGDTSIPIVIVGNKTDLSTQRVVRAEEGEELARQWDAKFVEITARESNRVHEVFELLLREIEISRGNLSPTERPNGNSPKRNPFKDDGKPCSIS, encoded by the exons ATGAGCAGTTCGCTGCAATCAAATCGTCAGAGTCTGAATCGAAAAGTGGCCGTTATGGGATATCCTCATGTTG GAAAATCGGCGTTGGTACTTCGTTTcacacaaaatattttccctgAAAGGTATGAATCAACAATTGAGGATCAACATTCGAAGCACATAGCAGCGTTTCACAGGGACTATCATTTAAGAGTCACTG ACACAGCAGGACAACAAGAATACACAGTTTTCCCGAGAAGTTGTTCCCTTGATATTAATGGATTTATACTTGTTTATGCAATCGATGATAGAAAATC ATTCGAAATGTGCAGCAACATCTATGAAAAAATCGTAAGAACCTATGGTGACACAAG CATTCCAATTGTAATTGTTGGAAACAAGACGGATCTCAGCACGCAAAGGGTCGTTCGAGCAGAAGAAGGTGAAGAACTTGCTAGACAATGGGATGCGAAGTTTGTCGAGATCACGGCCAGAGAATCG aatcgagTGCATGAGGTGTTCGAATTGCTTCTCCGTGAGATAGAAATCTCGCGTGGAAATCTATCACCAACGGAGCGTCCAAACGGTAATTCACCAAAAAGGAATCCGTTTAAGGATGATGGAAAGCCGTGTAGTATCAGTTga
- the F54C8.7 gene encoding AH domain-containing protein (Confirmed by transcript evidence), which yields MTGSTASPPEPSAPPADSPFAPVTQNDSSPTSDSTETMSRIPTGIKVPDVVANIDTAQVAAKVESFKKWTIGTFKNSKQQLLEHMGKIDKTVDPEFEAQCEVLKDIHRRYGLVVAAAKNFSHVLTQMAEAEKKLSESFYQLSMKEEQIKAQCTMTSETMRGVGEQAASLDACLRYFISSMETVYNQTITDTLHTIYNTESARIEYDVDRNDISAATNPPQGQLTKNLPVGATEKCEEKKAKYEKLKNDAKIKMRLLEENRISVVAAQLEKLQSALAAYYSGNAKLLEASVRELSFLQSPQPSFIPTM from the exons ATGACGGGCTCAACGGCTTCACCTCCTGAGCCATCTGCACCGCCCGCCGATTCACCGTTCGCACCGGTGACGCAAAACG acTCGTCACCAACTTCTGATTCGACGGAAACAATGAGCAGAAtaccaactggaataaaagtTCCTGATGTTGTGGCCAA catcgATACGGCGCAAGTTGCTGCAAAAGTTGAGTCTTTCAAGAAATGGACAATTGGAACgtttaaaaactcgaaacaACAATTGCTGGAGCATATGggcaaaattgataaaactgtAGATCCAGAGTTCGAGGCACAATGCGAAGTTCTAAAGGATATTCATCGACGTTATGGTCTCGTCGTTGCCGCcgcgaaaaatttcagtcatgtTCTCACTCAAATGGCTGAAGCTGAGAAGAAACTTTCGGAATCATTTTATCAATTGTCAATGAAAGAAGAACAGATTAAg GCACAATGCACCATGACATCAGAAACTATGAGAGGAGTTGGAGAGCAGGCTGCCTCATTGGATGCATGCTTGAGATACTTCATTTCTTCTATGGAAACTGTCTATAACCAAACAATTACTGACACTTTACACACAATTTATAATACTGAATCG gcTCGCATTGAGTATGATGTTGACCGAAATGATATCTCAGCTGCAACTAATCCTCCACAAGGACAACTGACGAAGAATCTCCCAGTCGGTGCAACCGAAAAGTGTGAagagaaaaaagcaaagtaTGAGAAGCTAAAGAATGATGCGAAGATCAAAATGCGATTGCTTGAAGAGAATCGAATCTCGGTGGTCGCAGCTCAACTCGAGAAACTCCAATCAGCACTCGCTGCATACTATTCGGGAAATGCGAAGCTCCTGGAAGCATCGGTTCGCGAGCTGAGCTTCCTTCAGTCTCCTCAACCATCTTTTATTCCAACCATGTGA
- the F54C8.7 gene encoding AH domain-containing protein (Confirmed by transcript evidence): MMHIDTAQVAAKVESFKKWTIGTFKNSKQQLLEHMGKIDKTVDPEFEAQCEVLKDIHRRYGLVVAAAKNFSHVLTQMAEAEKKLSESFYQLSMKEEQIKAQCTMTSETMRGVGEQAASLDACLRYFISSMETVYNQTITDTLHTIYNTESARIEYDVDRNDISAATNPPQGQLTKNLPVGATEKCEEKKAKYEKLKNDAKIKMRLLEENRISVVAAQLEKLQSALAAYYSGNAKLLEASVRELSFLQSPQPSFIPTM; this comes from the exons ATGATGCA catcgATACGGCGCAAGTTGCTGCAAAAGTTGAGTCTTTCAAGAAATGGACAATTGGAACgtttaaaaactcgaaacaACAATTGCTGGAGCATATGggcaaaattgataaaactgtAGATCCAGAGTTCGAGGCACAATGCGAAGTTCTAAAGGATATTCATCGACGTTATGGTCTCGTCGTTGCCGCcgcgaaaaatttcagtcatgtTCTCACTCAAATGGCTGAAGCTGAGAAGAAACTTTCGGAATCATTTTATCAATTGTCAATGAAAGAAGAACAGATTAAg GCACAATGCACCATGACATCAGAAACTATGAGAGGAGTTGGAGAGCAGGCTGCCTCATTGGATGCATGCTTGAGATACTTCATTTCTTCTATGGAAACTGTCTATAACCAAACAATTACTGACACTTTACACACAATTTATAATACTGAATCG gcTCGCATTGAGTATGATGTTGACCGAAATGATATCTCAGCTGCAACTAATCCTCCACAAGGACAACTGACGAAGAATCTCCCAGTCGGTGCAACCGAAAAGTGTGAagagaaaaaagcaaagtaTGAGAAGCTAAAGAATGATGCGAAGATCAAAATGCGATTGCTTGAAGAGAATCGAATCTCGGTGGTCGCAGCTCAACTCGAGAAACTCCAATCAGCACTCGCTGCATACTATTCGGGAAATGCGAAGCTCCTGGAAGCATCGGTTCGCGAGCTGAGCTTCCTTCAGTCTCCTCAACCATCTTTTATTCCAACCATGTGA
- the F54C8.7 gene encoding AH domain-containing protein (Confirmed by transcript evidence), with product MGKIDKTVDPEFEAQCEVLKDIHRRYGLVVAAAKNFSHVLTQMAEAEKKLSESFYQLSMKEEQIKAQCTMTSETMRGVGEQAASLDACLRYFISSMETVYNQTITDTLHTIYNTESARIEYDVDRNDISAATNPPQGQLTKNLPVGATEKCEEKKAKYEKLKNDAKIKMRLLEENRISVVAAQLEKLQSALAAYYSGNAKLLEASVRELSFLQSPQPSFIPTM from the exons ATGggcaaaattgataaaactgtAGATCCAGAGTTCGAGGCACAATGCGAAGTTCTAAAGGATATTCATCGACGTTATGGTCTCGTCGTTGCCGCcgcgaaaaatttcagtcatgtTCTCACTCAAATGGCTGAAGCTGAGAAGAAACTTTCGGAATCATTTTATCAATTGTCAATGAAAGAAGAACAGATTAAg GCACAATGCACCATGACATCAGAAACTATGAGAGGAGTTGGAGAGCAGGCTGCCTCATTGGATGCATGCTTGAGATACTTCATTTCTTCTATGGAAACTGTCTATAACCAAACAATTACTGACACTTTACACACAATTTATAATACTGAATCG gcTCGCATTGAGTATGATGTTGACCGAAATGATATCTCAGCTGCAACTAATCCTCCACAAGGACAACTGACGAAGAATCTCCCAGTCGGTGCAACCGAAAAGTGTGAagagaaaaaagcaaagtaTGAGAAGCTAAAGAATGATGCGAAGATCAAAATGCGATTGCTTGAAGAGAATCGAATCTCGGTGGTCGCAGCTCAACTCGAGAAACTCCAATCAGCACTCGCTGCATACTATTCGGGAAATGCGAAGCTCCTGGAAGCATCGGTTCGCGAGCTGAGCTTCCTTCAGTCTCCTCAACCATCTTTTATTCCAACCATGTGA
- the F54C8.7 gene encoding AH domain-containing protein (Confirmed by transcript evidence) → MGLLSKKNSIKLYRQNRQPLTTPVSKRPLEKCPRIDTAQVAAKVESFKKWTIGTFKNSKQQLLEHMGKIDKTVDPEFEAQCEVLKDIHRRYGLVVAAAKNFSHVLTQMAEAEKKLSESFYQLSMKEEQIKAQCTMTSETMRGVGEQAASLDACLRYFISSMETVYNQTITDTLHTIYNTESARIEYDVDRNDISAATNPPQGQLTKNLPVGATEKCEEKKAKYEKLKNDAKIKMRLLEENRISVVAAQLEKLQSALAAYYSGNAKLLEASVRELSFLQSPQPSFIPTM, encoded by the exons ATGGGTCTTCTGTCGAagaaaaatagtattaaaCTGTATAGGCAAAACCGCCAACCACTTACTACGCCAGTTTCGAAACGTCCATTGGAAAAATGCCCTCG catcgATACGGCGCAAGTTGCTGCAAAAGTTGAGTCTTTCAAGAAATGGACAATTGGAACgtttaaaaactcgaaacaACAATTGCTGGAGCATATGggcaaaattgataaaactgtAGATCCAGAGTTCGAGGCACAATGCGAAGTTCTAAAGGATATTCATCGACGTTATGGTCTCGTCGTTGCCGCcgcgaaaaatttcagtcatgtTCTCACTCAAATGGCTGAAGCTGAGAAGAAACTTTCGGAATCATTTTATCAATTGTCAATGAAAGAAGAACAGATTAAg GCACAATGCACCATGACATCAGAAACTATGAGAGGAGTTGGAGAGCAGGCTGCCTCATTGGATGCATGCTTGAGATACTTCATTTCTTCTATGGAAACTGTCTATAACCAAACAATTACTGACACTTTACACACAATTTATAATACTGAATCG gcTCGCATTGAGTATGATGTTGACCGAAATGATATCTCAGCTGCAACTAATCCTCCACAAGGACAACTGACGAAGAATCTCCCAGTCGGTGCAACCGAAAAGTGTGAagagaaaaaagcaaagtaTGAGAAGCTAAAGAATGATGCGAAGATCAAAATGCGATTGCTTGAAGAGAATCGAATCTCGGTGGTCGCAGCTCAACTCGAGAAACTCCAATCAGCACTCGCTGCATACTATTCGGGAAATGCGAAGCTCCTGGAAGCATCGGTTCGCGAGCTGAGCTTCCTTCAGTCTCCTCAACCATCTTTTATTCCAACCATGTGA